From a single Arachis hypogaea cultivar Tifrunner chromosome 3, arahy.Tifrunner.gnm2.J5K5, whole genome shotgun sequence genomic region:
- the LOC112788362 gene encoding protein PLASTID TRANSCRIPTIONALLY ACTIVE 16, chloroplastic isoform X8: MAPTLTSNSSLLPHSSTRFTLPRNQRLRVLAKSNNNGPFPSLRLGKPKDNDDNDGEEASSNSNPFRFNFGKLPDVTSLIPVVNNPSSSSSPGLSFGNPRRKDPSTVFVAGATGQAGIRISQTLLREGFSVRAGVPELGAAQELARLAAQYKIISKEEAKRLNAVQSSFDDADSIAKAIGNASKVVVTIGPTENGPTAEVSTADALQVVQAAQLAGVGHVAVIYDDNNATTTSTYNVLDGITSFFNNIFSKNQPLSIQEFLQKVIETDVKYTFIKTSLTDDFSPESSYNVVVLGEGSASASDYKVAKSKIASLVADVFSNTEVAENKVVQVYTSPEAPLKRVDELFSTIPEDGRRKAYAEVLEKAKAEEEARLAAEKAQEAAEATKKLEEEVKKLSQQEARAASLAQEAQDKAVAAGASVEGLFSKAKDFGAGLSWQKFSSQISASIQNAGEDEEPNIKLATVRGQAKARSLTPNKAVVKQTSTRNITTKPKEEKPKQAEKPTEVRKVFGGLFKQETIYVDDD, encoded by the exons ATGGCTCCAACTCTTACTTCCAATTCATCTCTCTTACCTCACTCATCAACAAGGTTCACCCTCCCCAGGAACCAAAGGCTGAGAGTATTAGCTAAGAGTAACAACAATGGTCCATTCCCATCACTCAGGCTTGGTAAACCCAAGgataatgatgataatgatggtGAAGAAGCTTCATCAAACTCCAATCCCTTCCGTTTCAACTTCGGCAAGTTACCTGATGTGACGTCATTGATCCCTGTTGTAAACAacccttcctcttcctcttcacctGGTTTGTCATTTGGCAACCCAAGAAGGAAGGACCCTTCCACTGTGTTTGTTGCCGGTGCTACCGGCCAGGCCGGTATTCGCATTTCTCAGACACTTCTCAGAGAAGGTTTCAGCGTCAGAGCTGGTGTTCCCGAACTTGGTGCTGCTCAAGAACTTGCTCGTCTTGCTGCTCAATACAAG ATCATATCAAAAGAAGAGGCAAAGCGTCTCAATGCTGTGCAATCAAGCTTTGATGATGCAGACTCCATAGCCAAAGCAATAGGCAATGCCAGCAAAGTTGTTGTCACCATTGGGCCAACAGAGAATGGTCCAACGGCAGAGGTCTCCACAGCTGACGCCTTGCAAGTAGTTCAGGCTGCTCAGCTCGCCGGCGTAGGCCACGTGGCTGTTATCTACGATGACAACAACGCCACCACCACCTCAACCTACAATGTCCTTGATGGCATCACCTCATTCTTCAACAATATATTCTCCAAGAATCAACCATTGAGCATACAAGAGTTTTTGCAGAAAGTTATTGAGACTGATGTCAAGTATACCTTCATCAAGACCAGTTTAACCGATGATTTCTCACCGGAGAGCTCTTATAATGTCGTCGTGTTAGGCGAAGGGAGCGCCAGTGCAAGCGACTATAAA GTTGCAAAGTCCAAGATAGCATCCTTAGTTGCTGATGTCTTCTCCAACACAGAGGTGGCAGAAAACAAG GTTGTGCAAGTGTATACAAGTCCAGAAGCCCCCTTGAAGCGTGTAGATGAATTGTTTAG CACTATTCCTGAGGATGGAAGAAGGAAAGCCTATGCTGAAGTGCTCGAGAAAGCGAAAGCAGAAGAGGAGGCAAGATTGGCTGCTGAAAAGGCCCAAGAAGCTGCAGAAGCAACAAAGAAGCTGGAAGAAGAGGTGAAAAAGCTTTCGCAGCAAGAAGCCCGTGCTGCGAGTCTAGCTCAAGAAGCTCAAGATAAGGCAGTGGCTGCCGGGGCTTCAGTGGAAGGCCTCTTCAGCAAGGCCAAAGATTTCGGAGCAGGGCTTTCCTGGCAAAAGTTTAGCTCACAGATCTCGGCCTCAATTCAAAACGCCGGTGAGGACGAGGAACCAAATATTAAACTGGCCACTGTTCGGGGACAGGCCAAGGCTCGGAGCCTTACGCCTAACAAGGCAGTTGTGAAGCAAACAAGTACTCGAAACATCACCACTAAACCGAAGGAGGAAAAGCCAAAGCAAGCAGAGAAACCCACAGAGGTGAGGAAGGTATTTGGTGGCCTATTCAAGCAAGAAACTATCTATGTCGACGATGATTAG
- the LOC112769063 gene encoding uncharacterized protein, with protein sequence MEKQSDDDQDHRRTAEKVVVSSSSDYGNEVQAVNNVNPTRSYECNFCKRGFSNAQALGGHMNLHRKDKAKIKEQQQFSSSSSNQTTHHQQFLLEGNLGSNNDNNKELLNVPHQPVMDDETNNNNVVMMRQLPLFSESSSSPHHHLQQQEDQISGQQGPSSSSELDLELRLGLEPPQGSNSSSATITGTRKFF encoded by the coding sequence ATGGagaagcaatcagatgatgatcAAGATCATAGAAGAACAGCAGAAAAGGTTGTTGTGAGTAGTAGCAGTGATTATGGGAATGAAGTGCAAGCAGTGAATAATGTGAATCCAACAAGGTCATATGAATGCAACTTCTGCAAGAGAGGCTTCTCTAATGCACAAGCACTTGGAGGTCACATGAACCTTCATAGGAAGGACAAAGCAAAGATCAAAGAGCAGCAacagttttcttcttcttcttcaaatcaAACTACTCATCATCAACAATTTTTATTGGAGGGGAATCTTGGTAGtaacaatgataataataaagaGCTTTTGAATGTGCCTCATCAACCAGTTATGGACGATGAAACCAATAATAACAATGTTGTGATGATGAGGCAGTTACCACTCTTTTcagaatcatcatcatcacctcatcatcatcttcaacaGCAAGAGGATCAAATTTCTGGTCAACAAGGTCCCTCATCATCTTCAGAATTAGACCTTGAACTAAGATTAGGGCTTGAGCCTCCACAAGGATCTAATTCATCATCAGCTACAATAACGGGTACTAGAAAATTCTTTTGA
- the LOC112788471 gene encoding tropinone reductase homolog At5g06060, producing MHQPQGVLALHTPSLSLSLSKLRRTTSHSHSNSITMLHAPPTHPKWSLQRMTALVTGGTRGIGHAIVEELVGFGARVHTCARNEAELTKSLIQWNDSGFDVTGSVCDVSVPHQREKLMDSVCSQFQGKLNILINNVGTNIRKPMTELTTAEISRLMDTNLGSTFHICQLAYPLLKASGIASVVFVSSVSGFVSLKSMSVQGATKGAINQLTRNLACEWAKDNIRSNAVAPWYIKTSMVEKVLSNKEYVEEVYSRTPLGRLGDPAEVSSVVAFLCLPASSYITGQIICVDGGMTVNGFYPTHT from the exons ATGCATCAACCTCAAGGTGTACTTGCTCTCCATACTCCATCACTCTCACTATCACTCTCCAAACTCAGAAGAACAACATCACATTCACATTCAAATTCGATCACCATGTTGCACGCGCCGCCGACACATCCCAAGTGGTCTCTCCAAAGAATGACAGCCCTTGTCACCGGTGGAACCCGCGGAATCGG GCACGCCATTGTGGAGGAACTGGTTGGGTTTGGCGCAAGAGTGCACACGTGTGCAAGGAACGAAGCTGAGCTCACCAAGTCTCTCATCCAATGGAATGATTCTGGTTTTGATGTTACTGGCTCTGTTTGCGATGTCTCTGTCCCTCATCAGAGGGAGAAGCTGATGGACTCTGTGTGTTCTCAATTCCAAGGGAAACTCAACATCCTT ATAAACAATGTAGGGACAAACATTAGGAAACCAATGACAGAACTCACTACTGCAGAGATTTCCAGACTCATGGATACCAATTTAGGGTCCACCTTTCATATATGCCAACTTGCATATCCACTTCTGAAAGCATCTGGAATTGCAAGTGTTGTGTTTGTCTCGTCGGTTTCTGGTTTCGTCTCCCTGAAGTCCATGTCGGTTCAAGGAGCAACAAAAG GAGCAATTAATCAACTTACAAGGAATCTAGCTTGTGAGTGGGCAAAGGACAATATAAGGAGTAATGCAGTTGCACCCTGGTACATCAAAACCTCAATGGTTGAAAAA GTGCTGAGCAACAAGGAGTATGTGGAAGAGGTGTATTCGAGAACCCCACTTGGGCGACTAGGAGATCCAGCAGAAGTGTCTTCTGTTGTTGCTTTTCTGTGCTTACCAGCATCATCATACATCACTGGCCAGATTATTTGCGTTGATGGAGGGATGACCGTAAATGGATTCTACCCAACTCATACATAG
- the LOC112788418 gene encoding elongation factor 2, producing the protein MVKFTAEELRRIMNLKHNIRNMSVIAHVDHGKSTLTDSLVAAAGIIAKEAAGDVRMTDTRQDEAERGITIKSTGISLYYEMTDEALKNFKGERQGNEYLINLIDSPGHVDFSSEVTAALRITDGALVVVDCIEGVCVQTETVLRQALGERIRPVLTINKMDRCFLELQVEGEEAYQTFQKVIENANVIMATYEDPLLGDVQVYPEKGTVAFSAGLHGWAFTLTNFAKMYASKFGVDESKMMERLWGENFFDPATKKWTTKNTGSPTCKRGFVRFCYEPIKQMIATCMNDQKDKLWPMLQKLGVTMKSEEKELMGKQLMKRVMQNWLPASSALLEMMVFHLPSPSKAQRYRVENLYEGPLDDPYATAIRNCDPEGPLMLYVSKMIPASDKGRFFAFGRVFSGKVSTGLKVRIMGPNYVPGQKKDLYVKNVQRTVIWMGKKQETVEDVPCGNTVAMVGLDQFITKNATLTNEKEADAHPIRAMKFSVSPVVRVAVQCKVASDLPKLVEGLKRLSKSDPMVMCTIEESGEHIIAGAGELHLEICLKDLQEDFMGGAEIIKSDPVVSFRETVLERSCRTVMSKSPNKHNRLYMEARPMEEGLAEAIDEGRIGPKDDPQNRSKILSEEFGWDKDLAKKIWCFGPETIGPNIVVDMCKGVQYLNEIRDSIVAGFQWASKEGALAEENMRGICFEVCDVVLHADAIHRGGGQIIPTARRVFYASQLTAKPRLLEPVYLVEIQAPEHALGGIYSVLNQKRGHVFEEMQRPGTPLYNIKAYLPVIESFGFSSTLRAATSGQAFPQAVFDHWDMMSSDPLDPGSQASQLVIDIRKRKGLKEQITPLSEYEDKL; encoded by the exons ATG GTGAAGTTTACAGCAGAAGAGCTTCGGCGTATTATGAACTTGAAGCACAACATTCGCAATATGTCTGTTATTGCACACGTTGATCACG GAAAATCCACTCTCACTGATTCTCTGGTGGCTGCTGCTGGTATCATTGCAAAGGAAGCCGCCGGCGACGTCCGGATGACGGACACACGGCAGGACGAAGCAGAGCGCGGCATCACAATCAAGTCTACCGGAATATCCCTCTATTATGAGATGACTGATGAAGCTCTCAAGAACTTCAAGGGAGAGAGGCAGGGTAATGAGTATCTCATCAACCTCATTGATTCCCCTGGCCATGTGGATTTCTCATCTGAGGTTACAGCCGCATTGCGCATCACCGATGGCGCACTCGTGGTGGTGGATTGTATTGAAGGTGTCTGTGTCCAAACCGAAACTGTTCTCCGGCAAGCCCTCGGCGAAAGGATCAGACCTGTTCTCACCATTAACAAGATGGACAG ATGCTTCCTTGAGCTTCAAGTGGAGGGAGAAGAAGCATACCAGACATTCCAAAAGGTTATTGAGAATGCTAATGTTATCATGGCTACATATGAAGATCCCCTTCTTGGTGATGTTCAGGTCTACCCGGAGAAAGGGACCGTCGCGTTCTCCGCCGGTTTACACGGCTGGGCGTTCACTCTGACCAACTTTGCTAAAATGTATGCTTCTAAGTTTGGAGTTGATGAGTCCAAGATGATGGAGAGGTTGTGGGGTGAGAATTTCTTTGATCCAGCAACTAAGAAATGGACAACCAAGAACACAGGCTCTCCAACTTGTAAGCGAGGTTTTGTTCGGTTTTGTTATGAGCCAATCAAACAGATGATCGCAACTTGTATGAATGATCAGAAGGACAAGCTCTGGCCTATGCTGCAGAAGCTTGGTGTTACCATGAAATCGGAAGAGAAAGAACTCATGGGGAAACAATTGATGAAGCGCGTAATGCAGAATTGGCTTCCAGCAAGTAGTGCACTTCTTGAAATGATGGTGTTCCATCTTCCATCCCCTTCAAAGGCACAAAGGTACCGTGTGGAGAATCTCTATGAGGGTCCTCTCGATGATCCTTACGCAACCGCCATCAGAAACTGCGATCCTGAGGGACCGTTGATGTTATATGTATCCAAAATGATTCCTGCTTCTGATAAGGGAAGGTTTTTCGCCTTCGGCCGAGTGTTCTCCGGCAAGGTCTCGACCGGTTTGAAAGTAAGAATCATGGGTCCGAATTATGTTCCGGGACAGAAGAAAGACTTGTATGTGAAGAATGTGCAGAGAACTGTGATTTGGATGGGGAAGAAGCAGGAAACTGTTGAGGATGTTCCATGTGGTAACACAGTAGCCATGGTTGGGTTGGACCAATTCATTACCAAGAATGCAACCTTGACAAACGAGAAGGAGGCCGACGCACACCCGATTCGCGCCATGAAGTTCTCCGTTTCGCCGGTGGTGCGAGTTGCCGTGCAGTGCAAGGTAGCTTCAGACCTTCCCAAACTTGTTGAAGGCCTAAAACGGTTATCGAAATCGGATCCCATGGTAATGTGCACCATAGAAGAGTCAGGGGAGCACATCATCGCCGGGGCCGGCGAGCTCCATCTTGAGATCTGTCTGAAGGACTTGCAGGAAGATTTCATGGGAGGTGCTGAGATAATAAAATCCGACCCTGTGGTGTCGTTCCGCGAGACTGTTCTAGAACGTTCTTGCCGTACCGTGATGAGCAAGTCACCCAACAAACATAACCGTCTCTACATGGAAGCAAGGCCAATGGAGGAAGGTCTCGCGGAGGCCATCGACGAGGGCCGAATCGGTCCAAAAGACGACCCCCAAAACCGGTCGAAGATTCTCTCGGAAGAATTCGGATGGGACAAGGATCTGGCCAAGAAAATCTGGTGCTTCGGACCGGAAACCATTGGGCCTAACATTGTGGTTGACATGTGTAAGGGTGTTCAGTACCTGAACGAAATCAGGGACTCCATTGTAGCTGGATTCCAATGGGCTTCAAAGGAAGGAGCACTGGCCGAAGAAAACATGAGAGGAATCTGCTTTGAAGTCTGTGATGTGGTTCTCCACGCCGACGCAATCCACAGAGGTGGTGGCCAGATCATTCCAACCGCAAGAAGAGTATTCTACGCGTCGCAGTTAACCGCGAAACCGAGGCTTCTGGAACCGGTTTACCTTGTTGAAATCCAAGCACCTGAACATGCACTGGGTGGGATATACAGTGTGCTGAACCAGAAGAGAGGCCatgtgttcgaggaaatgcagaGGCCTGGAACACCGTTgtataatatcaaagcttatttGCCGGTGATTGAGTCCTTTGGATTCTCGAGCACTCTCAGAGCTGCCACTTCCGGTCAGGCTTTCCCTCAGGCCGTGTTTGATCATTGGGATATGATGTCTTCTGATCCGTTGGATCCTGGGTCCCAAGCTTCTCAGCTTGTTATTGATATTCGTAAGAGAAAAGGCTTGAAGGAGCAGATCACACCTCTCTCTGAATATGAAGACAAGCTCTGA
- the LOC112788445 gene encoding metal tolerance protein B encodes MELEEAPVLEEESKLEIEIHSVSKESDVPPIIVKSVCDSVCPFSRDENSLVASKESSKSAKKLCGLIAFYAIVMLVEAFGGIKANSLAVISDAAHVLSDIGGFCISLFAVWASGWDATPHQSFGYNRLEVLAALLSVQIIWGISGFLVYEAIGRLVHRSARVNGTLMFAIAAFGFVFNFIMVVWLGHDHSHSHDHHHGHNHSHHHHHHHDCGHLDHDHGKEELAKVTDEEDLNLLSSNQRNVNALNINLQGAYLHVITDMIQSIGVMIAGAIIWAKPEWLVVDLVCTLIFSVISLGTTMPMLRSICGILMERTPSEINVMKLENDLRSLKGVQDIHDLHVWAITVGKTVLSCHVVAESGINSIDLLGRIRYHCEKTYKIQHVTVQIE; translated from the coding sequence ATGGAGCTAGAAGAAGCTCCAGTCTTGGAAGAAGAGTCCAAGCTGGAAATTGAGATACACAGTGTCTCTAAGGAATCCGATGTTCCTCCAATAATTGTCAAGTCAGTATGCGATTCTGTTTGCCCTTTTTCCAGGGACGAGAACAGTTTGGTGGCGTCCAAGGAGTCATCGAAATCAGCAAAGAAACTCTGTGGACTCATAGCTTTTTATGCCATTGTTATGCTTGTGGAAGCATTTGGTGGAATAAAGGCCAACAGCCTAGCTGTTATCAGCGATGCGGCACACGTGCTTTCTGATATCGGAGGATTCTGCATCTCTCTCTTTGCAGTATGGGCTTCTGGCTGGGATGCAACACCGCATCAGTCTTTTGGATACAATAGACTTGAGGTTTTGGCTGCACTTTTATCTGTGCAGATAATTTGGGGGATATCTGGTTTTTTAGTATACGAAGCAATAGGTCGACTTGTGCATCGCAGCGCCAGGGTGAATGGAACGCTCATGTTTGCAATTGCAGCATTTGGTTTTGTGTTTAACTTTATCATGGTTGTATGGCTTGGTCATGATCATAGTCATAGTCATGACCATCATCATGGTCACAAtcatagtcatcatcatcatcatcatcatgattgTGGACACTTGGATCATGATCATGGGAAGGAGGAACTAGCTAAAGTAACTGATGAAGAGGACCTTAACCTTCTTTCAAGTAATCAGAGAAATGTTAATGCCTTGAACATAAATCTGCAGGGTGCCTATTTGCATGTGATTACAGATATGATTCAATCTATCGGAGTGATGATTGCTGGAGCCATAATATGGGCTAAACCAGAATGGTTGGTGGTTGATCTTGTATGTACACTCATATTCTCTGTTATATCTTTGGGAACTACCATGCCTATGCTTAGGAGTATTTGTGGCATTCTTATGGAAAGGACACCAAGTGAGATCAATGTCATGAAACTAGAAAATGACCTCAGAAGTTTGAAGGGGGTGCAAGATATTCATGACCTGCACGTTTGGGCCATAACAGTTGGAAAAACTGTTCTATCTTGTCATGTAGTAGCTGAATCTGGCATAAATTCCATTGATTTACTTGGCAGGATTAGATATCATTGTGAGAAAACATATAAAATACAACATGTAACCGTACAAATTGAGTGA
- the LOC112788503 gene encoding ras-related protein Rab11C: MAHRVDHEYDYLFKIVLIGDSGVGKSNILSRFTRNEFCLESKSTIGVEFATRTLQVEGKTVKAQIWDTAGQERYRAITSAYYRGAVGALLVYDITKRQTFDNVQRWLRELRDHADSNIVIMMAGNKSDLNHLRAVSGDDGQSLAEKEGLSFLETSALEATNIEKAFQTILTEIYHIVSKKALAAQEAAGSTVPGQGTTINVADTSGNTKRGCCST, encoded by the exons ATGGCTCACAGGGTGGACCACGAGTACGATTACCTCTTCAAGATCGTGTTGATCGGTGACTCTGGCGTTGGCAAATCCAACATTCTCTCGAGGTTCACGCGCAACGAGTTTTGCTTGGAGTCCAAATCCACCATCGGCGTTGAATTCGCCACCAGAACTCTTCAG GTAGAGGGAAAGACTGTTAAGGCACAAATCTGGGACACGGCAGGTCAGGAGCGGTACCGAGCCATCACCAGTGCTTATTATAGAGGAGCTGTTGGTGCTCTCCTTGTGTATGACATAACTAAGAGGCAAACCTTTGACAATGTGCAAAGGTGGCTCCGTGAATTGAGGGACCATGCAGATTCTAACATAGTTATCATGATGGCTGGGAATAAATCTGATTTAAACCATCTTAGGGCAGTTTCAGGGGATGATGGTCAATCGTTGGCAGAGAAGGAAGGTCTATCGTTTCTCGAGACATCCGCACTGGAAGCAACCAACATTGAGAAGGCATTCCAAACTATTTTGACCGAGATTTATCATATTGTAAGCAAAAAGGCACTGGCAGCCCAGGAAGCTGCTGGTAGTACAGTTCCCGGTCAAGGAACCACAATCAATGTTGCTGATACATCTGGGAACACAAAGAGAGGCTGCTGTTCTACCTAA